The Zootoca vivipara chromosome 16, rZooViv1.1, whole genome shotgun sequence genome has a segment encoding these proteins:
- the COPS7A gene encoding COP9 signalosome complex subunit 7a — protein MAAEVKVTGQNQEQFLLLAKSARGAALASLIHQVLEAPGIYVFGELLDMPNVRELADSEFSAVFRLLTVFAYGTYSDYLAEAGNLPPLTEAQKNKLRHLSVVTLASKLKCIPYAVLLEQLQLKNVRQLEDLVIEAVYADVLRGSLDQRNQRLEVDYSIGRDIRREELSAITRTLQEWCQGCEVVLSSIEEQVSRANQHKEQQLGLKQQIESEVANLKKTIKVTTAAAAAATSQDPEQHLSELREPAPGTNQRQASKKASKGKGLRGSAKIWSKSN, from the exons ATGGCAGCTGAGGTGAAGGTGACTGGGCAGAACCAGGAGCAGTTCCTGCTGCTGGCGAAATCTGCCCGTGGAGCTGCCCTGGCCAGCCTCATTCATCAAGTGCTCGAAGCCCCTGGCATTTACGTCTTTGGGGAACTGCTGGACATGCCCAATGTTCGTGAG CTAGCTGACAGTGAGTTCTCCGCTGTATTCCGCCTGCTCACAGTCTTTGCGTATGGGACATACTCAGATTACTTAG CTGAAGCTGGGAATCTGCCTCCGTTAACAGAGGCTCAGAAGAACAAATTGCGCCATCTGTCTGTTGTCACATTGGCTTCCAAGCTGAAG tgCATTCCGTACGCAGTGCTGCTGGAGCAGCTTCAGCTGAAGAATGTGCGTCAGCTAGAGGACTTGGTGATTGAGGCCGTGTACGCAGATGTACTGCGGGGGAGCCTGGACCAACGCAACCAGCGATTAGAGGTCGATTACAGCATTGGGAGGGACATCCGCAGGGAGGAACTCAGCGCCATCACTCGCACCCTTCAGGAATG GTGCCAGGGCTGTGAGGTCGTCCTTTCGAGCATCGAAGAACAAGTGAGCCGGGCTAATCAGCACAAAGAGCAGCAGTTGGGTCTCAAGCAGCAGATTGAGAGTGAG GTTGCAAATCTGAAGAAGACAATTAAAGTGACAACAGCAGCTGCCGCTGCAGCGACATCCCAGGATCCGGAGCAGCATCTCTCTGAACTCCGGGAGCCTGCTCCGGGTACCAACCAGCGCCAAGCCAGCAAAAAAGCTTCCAAAGGCAAAGG GCTCCGAGGCAGTGCAAAGATCTGGTCCAAGTCGAACTAG